GCGGTGGATGCCGCAAGCGCGAATTCGCTGCGGCGGGCAAAACCATGCTGGGCCATCGGATAGATCGTGCCGTCGATTGCTATCTTGTCATCCGGTGCCTTGCCGACGATCGGAAAAAGGATCGGCGATCGCCCGGTCCAGAAGGCTGGGTCGCCCGTCCACAGCCATGAACGTCCGTCGCTGGTGGTGAGCGCCTGCATCTCGGCGCCGAGGGAGGAGACGTCGACGGTGAGATGCTGGTTTCCAATCCGGATTGAGCTTGGCATCGCAATTCCCTTTCGCCTTGGTTCGGCACCAAGCCATATCGTTCTGCGCCGTTGATTTCCACTCAATAGGTAAGGGAGCGGCCCCGCCGTCGCTGCGCGTTATTTCCGCACTGCGCCTAATCTGGCGATCACTTCGTTCGGGATGCCGTAACGCTGAATGGCGTCGCGGTTGTTCCGTAGCCCGCAGATCTCACGCTGGATGAAGAATGCCCAGACGGCGTCGGAGGCTGCATTGAGAAGTCTCTCACGTTCCTCGTCACTCTTGCGGTCGGCGGTCCAGGCCTTCAGCGCGGCGAGTGCTGCCTCCACCTTCAGCCCGTGGCGTCCGAGCGCATCGGCGCGTTCCGACATCAGCTCGTATTCGAGGACGTTGAAGCCGTTTGTATTCTGCTGCGGTTGTCCGAGGGACTGCGGCGGGCGGACGCTCATTGGCAAGGCTTCTCCTGGCGCGAGCCACTATACTATCCAATGCGGTTCTAAATTAAAGAAGCCAGCACCATGTCGTCCGTAAACCGCTTAAAGGTTTCGGCATCCTCAGGAGATCGGGACGGTTGGGGACGGGCCTATCCTGTCATTTCCATGCGTGGCATAAGGGCGCCAAAATCTTTTCTTAGGCCCCGCGCAAATCATGATTCGTATCGAGAATATCAGCAAACAACTCAGTCACCGGATCCTCTTCATCGAGGCGTCTGCAGCTCTCAACAAAGGCGAGAAGATTGGTCTCGTCGGCTCGAACGGTGCCGGCAAGACGACGATCTTCCGGATGATCAACGGTGAGGAGCAGCCAGACGAAGGGCAGGTCTCTTGCGAGAAGGGCGTCACCATCGGGTACTTCAACCAGGACGTCGGCGAGATGGCGGGCCACAGTGCCGTCGCCGAGGTGATGAACGGCGCCGGCCCGGTCAGCCTCGTTGCCGGGCAATTGCGTGAGCTCGAGGCGGCCATGGCCGATCCCGAGCAG
The sequence above is drawn from the Rhizobium leguminosarum genome and encodes:
- a CDS encoding DUF6665 family protein, whose amino-acid sequence is MSVRPPQSLGQPQQNTNGFNVLEYELMSERADALGRHGLKVEAALAALKAWTADRKSDEERERLLNAASDAVWAFFIQREICGLRNNRDAIQRYGIPNEVIARLGAVRK